The Erinaceus europaeus chromosome 16, mEriEur2.1, whole genome shotgun sequence genome includes a window with the following:
- the TBC1D21 gene encoding TBC1 domain family member 21 isoform X1: protein MTTLSPENSLSARQSASFILVKRKPPIDKTEWDSFFDENGQLSKPRDFICLSILERGLHPGVRTEAWKFLTGYYSWQSSQDERLMVDGTRRRNYEALCCMYEKIQPLLENLHRNFSETRNNIACDLQRLYDKDPLGNVLVDKTRLQKVLLLSYVCNTQAEYQQGFHEMVMLFQLMAEHDHETFWLFQFFLQKTEHSCVLGVGVDRNLATLGQVISLLDPEFAEHLRGKGAGALQSLFPWFCLCFQRAFKSFEDVWRFWEVLLTGKPCRNLQVLVAYSLLGMVRAQVLGEQLGGEDILAACNSLVDLAADELISAACMAYAELMQREVPQPLKDFFL from the exons AtgaccaccctctcccctgagaACAGCCTCTCGGCCCGCCAGTCAGCCTCCTTCATCCTG gtgaagaggaaGCCACCCATCGACAAGACTGAGTGGGACAGCTTCTTTGACGAGAATGGCCAACTGTCCAAGCCGCGGGATTTCATCTGCCTCAGCATCCTggagagg GGCCTGCACCCAGGCGTGCGCACGGAGGCCTGGAAGTTCCTCACAGGTTACTACTCCTGGCAGAGCTCCCAGGATGAGCGGCTGATGGTAGACGGTACCCGGAG GAGGAACTACGAGGCCTTGTGCTGCATGTATGAGAAGATCCAGCCCCTGCTGGAGAACTTGCACCGGAACTTCTCAGAGACCCGGAACAACATTG CCTGTGACCTGCAGAGGCTCTATGACAAGGACCCGCTGGGCAACGTGCTGGTGGACAAGACTCGGCTGCAGAAGGTCCTGCTGCTCAGCTATGTCTGCAACACACAGGCCG AGTACCAGCAGGGCTTCCACGAGATGGTGATGCTGTTTCAGCTCATGGCGGAGCACGACCACGAGACCTTCTGGCTGTTCCAGTTCTTCCTGCAGAAAACG GAGCACAGCTGTGTGCTCGGTGTGGGCGTGGACAGGAACCTGGCCACCCTGGGCCAGGTCATCTCCCTCCTGGACCCCGAGTTTGCTGAACACCTCC GAGGGAAGGGCGCGGGGGCCCTGCAGTCACTCTTCCCCTGGTTCTGCCTCTGCTTCCAGCGTGCCTTTAAGTCCTTTGAGGATGTGTGGAGGTTCTGGGAG GTGCTGCTGACCGGCAAGCCTTGTAGGAATCTGCAGGTGCTGGTGGCCTACAGCCTGCTGGGCATGGTGCGCGCCCAGGTGCTGGGGGAGCAGCTGGGGGGCGAGGACATCCTCGCG GCCTGCAATAGCTTGGTGGACCTGGCCGCGGACGAGCTGATCTCGGCTGCCTGCATGGCCTACGCAGAGCTCATGCAGAGAGAA GTGCCCCAGCCGCTGAAGGACTTCTTCCTCTGA
- the TBC1D21 gene encoding TBC1 domain family member 21 isoform X2 — protein MTTLSPENSLSARQSASFILVKRKPPIDKTEWDSFFDENGQLSKPRDFICLSILERGLHPGVRTEAWKFLTGYYSWQSSQDERLMVDGTRRRNYEALCCMYEKIQPLLENLHRNFSETRNNIEYQQGFHEMVMLFQLMAEHDHETFWLFQFFLQKTEHSCVLGVGVDRNLATLGQVISLLDPEFAEHLRGKGAGALQSLFPWFCLCFQRAFKSFEDVWRFWEVLLTGKPCRNLQVLVAYSLLGMVRAQVLGEQLGGEDILAACNSLVDLAADELISAACMAYAELMQREVPQPLKDFFL, from the exons AtgaccaccctctcccctgagaACAGCCTCTCGGCCCGCCAGTCAGCCTCCTTCATCCTG gtgaagaggaaGCCACCCATCGACAAGACTGAGTGGGACAGCTTCTTTGACGAGAATGGCCAACTGTCCAAGCCGCGGGATTTCATCTGCCTCAGCATCCTggagagg GGCCTGCACCCAGGCGTGCGCACGGAGGCCTGGAAGTTCCTCACAGGTTACTACTCCTGGCAGAGCTCCCAGGATGAGCGGCTGATGGTAGACGGTACCCGGAG GAGGAACTACGAGGCCTTGTGCTGCATGTATGAGAAGATCCAGCCCCTGCTGGAGAACTTGCACCGGAACTTCTCAGAGACCCGGAACAACATTG AGTACCAGCAGGGCTTCCACGAGATGGTGATGCTGTTTCAGCTCATGGCGGAGCACGACCACGAGACCTTCTGGCTGTTCCAGTTCTTCCTGCAGAAAACG GAGCACAGCTGTGTGCTCGGTGTGGGCGTGGACAGGAACCTGGCCACCCTGGGCCAGGTCATCTCCCTCCTGGACCCCGAGTTTGCTGAACACCTCC GAGGGAAGGGCGCGGGGGCCCTGCAGTCACTCTTCCCCTGGTTCTGCCTCTGCTTCCAGCGTGCCTTTAAGTCCTTTGAGGATGTGTGGAGGTTCTGGGAG GTGCTGCTGACCGGCAAGCCTTGTAGGAATCTGCAGGTGCTGGTGGCCTACAGCCTGCTGGGCATGGTGCGCGCCCAGGTGCTGGGGGAGCAGCTGGGGGGCGAGGACATCCTCGCG GCCTGCAATAGCTTGGTGGACCTGGCCGCGGACGAGCTGATCTCGGCTGCCTGCATGGCCTACGCAGAGCTCATGCAGAGAGAA GTGCCCCAGCCGCTGAAGGACTTCTTCCTCTGA